In a genomic window of Paracoccaceae bacterium:
- a CDS encoding ParB N-terminal domain-containing protein, which produces MLDKQSVLICDIRVPAKRARTLDPAKVQTLAEDIIENGQTTPIQVRTDGKGFILVEGLHRFEALRALGETEVMAYLVRARLH; this is translated from the coding sequence ATGCTGGACAAACAATCCGTTTTAATATGCGATATCAGGGTTCCCGCCAAACGGGCGCGCACCTTGGATCCTGCCAAGGTACAAACCCTTGCCGAAGACATCATCGAGAACGGACAAACCACGCCAATTCAGGTGCGAACAGATGGCAAAGGGTTCATACTTGTCGAAGGTTTACACCGGTTTGAAGCGCTCCGCGCCCTGGGTGAGACAGAAGTCATGGCCTATCTTGTACGCGCCCGATTGCATTGA
- a CDS encoding thymidine kinase, which yields MAKLYFHYSTMNAGKSTVLLQAAHNYRERGMTPYLLTAQFDNRAGDGRIASRIGIGEQADTFCPTDDLFERIANHQKKQPIACVFIDEAQFLTEQQVWQLARAVDDLAVPVMCFGLRVDFRGQLFPGSATLLALADELREIRTICHCGKKATMVIRMDADGNAMRDGAQVQIGGNETYVSLCRRHWRAAVGDT from the coding sequence ATGGCCAAGCTCTATTTCCATTATTCGACGATGAACGCGGGCAAATCAACCGTGCTTTTGCAAGCTGCGCACAACTATCGTGAACGTGGGATGACCCCTTATCTTCTGACCGCTCAATTTGACAACCGCGCAGGTGACGGACGGATTGCCTCACGCATCGGGATCGGCGAGCAAGCGGACACCTTTTGTCCAACTGATGATCTGTTTGAGCGTATTGCCAACCATCAGAAAAAGCAGCCGATTGCATGTGTTTTCATTGATGAAGCCCAATTCCTGACAGAACAACAGGTCTGGCAACTGGCGCGCGCTGTCGATGATCTGGCTGTCCCCGTCATGTGCTTCGGATTGCGCGTTGATTTCCGTGGTCAATTGTTCCCTGGATCTGCAACGCTCTTGGCTCTGGCGGATGAATTGCGCGAAATCCGCACCATTTGCCATTGCGGGAAGAAGGCGACAATGGTGATCAGGATGGATGCGGATGGGAACGCGATGCGCGACGGCGCGCAGGTACAGATTGGAGGCAATGAAACCTACGTCTCGCTGTGCCGTCGCCATTGGCGCGCCGCGGTCGGCGACACCTGA
- a CDS encoding beta-ketoacyl-ACP synthase III, producing MYTPAITGTGVFTPQNVISNAELVMAFNAYVDLFNAQNADEITTGAVTAKEYSSEDFIFKASGINQRYVMDKSGILDPTVMHPLLRQRRDDEPSLMAEMGLDAAQKALDMAGTSAQDVGLVICAASNMERAYPAVAIEIQQLLGAGGFAFDMNVACSSATFGIQAAADMVRSGSVKNALVINPEICSAHLEWRDRDCHFIFGDVATATLIERSEDAENAYFEIKSTRCATQFSNNIRNNNGYLRRSRPAGMADRRDMQFMQNGRKVFKEVLPMVSEHIASHMKDAGLNADDLKRLWLHQANKTMNDFIGRKVLGRTPTPDEQPNILQDYANTSSAGSIIAFAKHSGGLANKDKGLICSFGAGYSVGSVLVEWHA from the coding sequence ATGTATACACCCGCCATAACCGGAACCGGGGTTTTCACACCGCAAAATGTAATCAGTAACGCTGAGCTTGTGATGGCTTTCAATGCGTATGTCGACTTATTCAACGCACAAAACGCGGATGAAATCACAACGGGTGCGGTGACGGCCAAGGAGTATTCTTCCGAGGATTTCATCTTTAAAGCTTCTGGCATCAACCAGCGATACGTCATGGATAAATCCGGCATTCTGGATCCGACCGTTATGCACCCTCTTTTGCGGCAACGCCGCGATGACGAGCCATCCCTCATGGCGGAGATGGGATTGGATGCAGCCCAAAAAGCACTCGATATGGCGGGCACGTCCGCGCAGGACGTCGGGCTGGTCATCTGTGCAGCCTCCAATATGGAACGCGCCTATCCGGCGGTCGCCATAGAAATTCAACAATTGCTCGGGGCCGGAGGATTTGCATTCGACATGAATGTCGCCTGCTCGTCTGCGACGTTCGGCATTCAGGCCGCGGCAGATATGGTGCGATCAGGCAGCGTCAAAAACGCTCTGGTGATCAACCCGGAAATCTGCTCTGCTCATCTGGAATGGCGCGACAGGGATTGCCACTTTATTTTTGGCGATGTGGCAACTGCAACCCTGATCGAACGCAGCGAAGACGCTGAAAACGCTTATTTTGAGATCAAGTCTACCCGATGTGCGACCCAGTTTTCCAACAATATACGCAACAATAACGGATACTTGCGCCGCTCCCGCCCCGCCGGGATGGCAGACAGGCGCGACATGCAGTTTATGCAAAACGGGCGCAAGGTTTTCAAAGAAGTGTTGCCAATGGTTTCTGAACACATTGCCTCACACATGAAGGATGCGGGCCTGAATGCCGACGACCTAAAACGTCTTTGGTTGCATCAGGCAAACAAGACCATGAATGACTTCATCGGGCGCAAGGTATTGGGGCGCACACCTACGCCAGACGAGCAGCCAAATATCTTACAGGATTATGCCAATACATCATCGGCAGGGTCCATCATCGCATTTGCCAAACACTCCGGTGGCCTCGCAAATAAGGACAAAGGGCTGATCTGCTCTTTTGGCGCGGGTTACTCTGTGGGGTCTGTTCTGGTTGAGTGGCACGCGTAA